One part of the Marinihelvus fidelis genome encodes these proteins:
- a CDS encoding sialate O-acetylesterase produces the protein MTLTRTLRHLPRLAWLALAAWPLGLAADIRLPTVLGDGMVLQRDAEVTLWGWADDGEVVSISLDGEPWAQATAANGQWRVKAPARPAGGPHKLTFSGNNTIEREDAWFGDVWIASGQSNMEYPLSRLVDVYAEDIAAASLPLIRQFKVPKTWDFQGPRDDIDGAAWVAASPDTVADFSAVAFFFARDIHARYDVPIGIVNTTFGGSPAEGWLNEADLARWPHYLAQAQAYQDADALQALREQDRARNDAWYTALDAADRGLSATPPWSDPAVEDSDWEAMTVPGDWGDSSTGPVNGAVWLRRHIDLPAASAGQPALLRLGRIVDADTAWVNGVAVGQTTYQYPQRRYEVPAGVLREGENVITIRIINSAGRGEFVADKPYRLEVAGQAIDLSGDWKLRLGAAAEPLAGPAFQEWSLPLAYYNAMLAPLTPLTLKGVTWYQGESNVKDPAEYAELFPFMITAWRRYFGQPDLPFLFVQLANFLPPADEPGDSDWAETRDAQAGALALPRTGMAVAIDVGEWNDIHPVNKRTVGERLALQARKIAYGEDSLLASGPTLGNISARGHELVLTFANVSGGLYADLDRGNDGTTADRISTTPGGFQLAGPEGPFHWADARIEGNAVIVSSAAVEQPARVRYAWADNPVRANLYNTEGLPAAPFQASVQP, from the coding sequence ATGACACTGACCCGAACCTTACGACACCTCCCCCGGCTGGCCTGGCTGGCCCTCGCCGCATGGCCGCTGGGCCTGGCGGCCGATATCCGCCTGCCCACGGTGCTTGGCGACGGCATGGTGCTGCAACGCGATGCCGAGGTCACCCTGTGGGGCTGGGCCGATGACGGCGAAGTGGTCTCCATTTCGCTGGACGGCGAGCCCTGGGCCCAGGCCACGGCGGCGAATGGGCAATGGCGCGTGAAGGCCCCTGCCCGCCCCGCCGGCGGCCCGCACAAACTGACCTTTAGCGGCAACAACACCATCGAGCGCGAGGACGCCTGGTTCGGCGACGTCTGGATCGCATCCGGCCAGTCCAACATGGAGTACCCGCTGTCGCGGCTGGTCGATGTCTACGCCGAAGATATCGCGGCGGCTTCGCTGCCGTTGATCCGCCAGTTCAAGGTGCCAAAGACCTGGGACTTCCAGGGCCCGCGTGACGATATCGACGGCGCGGCCTGGGTGGCCGCCAGCCCGGACACGGTCGCGGATTTTTCCGCCGTCGCGTTCTTCTTCGCCCGCGACATCCACGCCCGTTACGACGTGCCCATCGGCATCGTCAACACCACGTTTGGCGGGTCACCGGCCGAGGGCTGGCTCAACGAGGCTGACCTGGCGCGCTGGCCGCACTACCTGGCGCAGGCGCAGGCCTACCAGGATGCTGACGCCCTGCAGGCCCTGCGGGAGCAGGACCGCGCCCGAAACGACGCCTGGTACACGGCGCTGGACGCGGCCGACCGCGGCCTTTCCGCCACTCCGCCCTGGTCCGACCCGGCCGTTGAGGACAGCGACTGGGAGGCCATGACCGTGCCCGGCGACTGGGGCGACAGTAGCACCGGCCCGGTCAACGGCGCCGTCTGGTTACGCCGTCATATCGACCTGCCCGCGGCGTCAGCAGGGCAGCCCGCATTGCTCAGGCTGGGCCGCATCGTGGACGCCGACACCGCCTGGGTGAACGGTGTTGCCGTTGGCCAGACCACCTACCAGTACCCGCAACGTCGCTACGAGGTGCCCGCCGGCGTGCTGCGCGAGGGCGAGAATGTCATTACCATCCGCATCATCAACAGTGCCGGGCGCGGTGAGTTTGTCGCCGACAAGCCGTACCGCCTGGAGGTTGCGGGCCAGGCGATCGACCTGTCCGGTGACTGGAAGCTGCGCCTGGGCGCCGCGGCCGAGCCGCTCGCAGGGCCGGCCTTCCAGGAGTGGAGCCTGCCGCTGGCCTACTACAACGCCATGCTGGCGCCGCTCACGCCGCTGACACTGAAAGGCGTCACCTGGTACCAGGGTGAGTCCAACGTGAAAGACCCGGCCGAGTATGCCGAGCTGTTCCCCTTCATGATCACGGCCTGGCGGCGCTATTTTGGCCAGCCCGACCTGCCCTTCCTGTTCGTGCAGCTGGCCAACTTCCTGCCCCCGGCCGATGAGCCCGGCGACAGTGACTGGGCCGAGACCCGCGATGCCCAGGCCGGCGCCCTGGCGCTGCCCCGCACCGGCATGGCCGTCGCCATCGATGTCGGCGAATGGAACGACATCCACCCCGTCAACAAGCGCACCGTCGGTGAACGCCTGGCGTTACAGGCGCGGAAGATCGCCTACGGCGAAGACTCGCTGTTGGCTTCAGGCCCGACCCTGGGGAACATCAGCGCGCGTGGCCATGAACTGGTACTGACCTTTGCCAATGTCAGCGGCGGCCTCTACGCCGACCTCGACCGTGGCAATGACGGCACAACGGCGGACCGAATCTCCACCACCCCCGGCGGGTTCCAGCTCGCTGGCCCCGAAGGCCCGTTCCACTGGGCCGATGCCCGTATCGAGGGCAATGCCGTGATCGTATCCAGCGCCGCGGTCGAGCAACCTGCCCGGGTGCGCTACGCTTGGGCCGACAACCCGGTGCGCGCCAACCTGTACAACACCGAGGGCCTTCCGGCAGCACCTTTCCAGGCCAGCGTACAGCCCTGA
- a CDS encoding intermembrane phospholipid transport protein YdbH family protein yields the protein MFHIRYLRVALLTLLLLPAIGWLTFPLWAPLAARPFLPDGWQLHELDIGRPGWHGITVHSARADVAVIGLPVGVQVEGARMAWRGDGYQADRVDIDLSRTGLAGVAAATGGPGLGSLRDIAIPRLVLPGNLPDLRIGRLVVTGLSPNGETFVLDELVLDPEDNNTLDFDSDFPELPFVNRPGHLAVRATPERFEATLSLDPVGPGNNDFANERGEMAGFLSLLQQRQDGELQTRLTAELPLAAIDPDWLGQQLPDEWRRATASGELGLDIGFAGPVPQQAETIDLALRAVTLDTGEHRVTTTADLRVRWEAPAYVIRLQEDATMTLTGAADQWPPHIGSVLASLALTLPVPGGEISAAGAWLGASTEITVGAERPWPTRIVGPVDLRLAAGDDTGFVAGFEPLRLDLAGLAPLAPLSFDAPLRLALRTPGPVTLALDEAGLTLGGVDISGRGTLQVRENALEQLHLDTVDVTLASASLAPEAQGQAIAAAGVQAGGALDFGAGGWRFEGPASGESVRFSPTGGEGLSVNGGAWAFDLVAGAHAGPATGTTPIITTGNGQVDGLALPDFGLASGQVQLDWRELDLDALSGQARVSTSGLSMTADDGSVMSGFDIDATAQLPANGPVTGEGTFRAGSFVAIPFSYRADLDSGITTATLSDAPLPAMELGRLAGVFGVAWPEGVYINSGDIRLDGQLRLAEGLAGEVDAVATGIEAGFAESTVHDLAANLHLVLGETIGGGGEVTALRLTLAAGLDLDNLALDVILADNGDLLANGISGTLFGGQLAIAEAGWVDGALAPATVDWQGFDMNTLLRFMDVNGLDGSGTLDAVIPVSQSGDGIAVTGGAFTATGPGRIAYTAGAPATNIGLQALENFHFDSFSGTIDYDPAGPYAVKMDLLGRNPDLYGGHPVKFGLNLGGEMPAVFKSLFLTGSFEEALLERLRESSEPLP from the coding sequence GTGTTCCACATCCGTTACCTGCGCGTCGCGTTACTGACCCTTTTGCTGCTGCCGGCCATTGGCTGGCTGACCTTTCCGCTGTGGGCGCCGCTGGCCGCGCGGCCCTTCCTGCCGGACGGCTGGCAGCTGCACGAGCTCGACATCGGTCGCCCCGGCTGGCACGGCATCACCGTACACTCGGCGCGGGCCGACGTGGCAGTCATCGGCCTGCCGGTCGGCGTCCAGGTCGAGGGCGCGCGCATGGCCTGGCGCGGAGACGGCTACCAGGCCGATCGTGTCGACATCGACCTTTCGCGCACCGGCCTGGCCGGCGTTGCCGCGGCCACGGGCGGCCCCGGCCTGGGCAGCCTGCGTGATATCGCCATTCCCCGGCTGGTGCTGCCCGGCAACCTGCCCGACCTGCGCATCGGCCGGCTGGTCGTGACCGGGCTGTCCCCTAACGGTGAGACTTTCGTGCTGGATGAGCTGGTGCTCGACCCCGAGGACAACAACACGCTGGATTTCGACAGCGACTTTCCCGAGTTGCCGTTCGTGAACCGGCCCGGGCACCTGGCCGTCCGGGCCACGCCCGAACGCTTCGAGGCCACGCTGTCGCTGGACCCGGTTGGGCCGGGCAACAACGACTTCGCGAACGAACGCGGGGAAATGGCAGGCTTTCTCTCGCTGCTCCAGCAACGGCAGGACGGTGAACTGCAAACACGGCTAACGGCTGAACTGCCTTTGGCCGCCATAGACCCCGACTGGCTCGGTCAGCAACTGCCCGATGAGTGGCGTCGTGCCACGGCGAGTGGCGAACTGGGCTTGGACATCGGGTTTGCCGGCCCGGTGCCGCAGCAGGCCGAGACCATCGACCTGGCGCTGCGCGCCGTCACGCTGGATACCGGCGAACACCGCGTCACCACGACCGCCGACCTGCGCGTTCGATGGGAAGCCCCGGCCTATGTCATCCGCCTGCAAGAGGATGCCACGATGACCCTGACCGGCGCGGCGGACCAGTGGCCACCACATATCGGCAGCGTGCTGGCGTCGCTGGCGCTGACCCTGCCGGTCCCGGGCGGAGAAATTTCCGCGGCCGGTGCCTGGCTGGGCGCCAGCACCGAGATCACCGTGGGCGCCGAGCGTCCCTGGCCCACACGCATCGTCGGCCCCGTCGACCTGCGCCTGGCCGCGGGCGATGACACCGGCTTCGTTGCCGGGTTCGAGCCGCTTCGCCTTGACCTGGCCGGACTGGCGCCGCTCGCGCCCCTGTCTTTCGACGCGCCGCTGCGACTGGCCCTGCGTACACCGGGCCCGGTCACGCTGGCGCTGGACGAGGCCGGGCTGACCCTGGGCGGCGTCGACATCAGCGGCCGCGGCACCCTGCAGGTCCGCGAAAACGCGCTGGAACAACTGCACCTGGACACCGTTGACGTGACGCTGGCCTCCGCCAGCCTGGCCCCGGAGGCCCAGGGACAGGCGATCGCCGCGGCCGGTGTGCAGGCCGGTGGCGCGCTGGACTTCGGCGCCGGCGGCTGGCGCTTCGAGGGCCCGGCATCGGGAGAATCGGTGCGCTTCTCACCCACCGGGGGCGAGGGCCTGTCGGTGAACGGCGGCGCCTGGGCCTTCGACCTGGTCGCCGGCGCCCATGCCGGCCCTGCCACTGGCACCACCCCCATCATCACCACCGGCAACGGCCAGGTCGACGGCCTGGCCCTGCCTGACTTCGGACTGGCCAGCGGCCAGGTACAACTGGACTGGCGCGAGCTGGATCTCGACGCGCTGAGCGGGCAGGCCCGCGTGTCGACTTCGGGCCTGTCCATGACCGCGGATGACGGCAGCGTGATGAGCGGCTTCGACATCGACGCGACGGCGCAACTGCCGGCCAATGGCCCGGTCACCGGCGAAGGCACGTTCCGCGCCGGCTCGTTCGTCGCCATTCCGTTTTCCTACCGCGCCGACCTGGACAGCGGCATTACAACGGCCACGCTCAGCGACGCGCCGTTGCCGGCCATGGAACTGGGCCGACTGGCAGGCGTGTTCGGCGTCGCCTGGCCGGAGGGCGTGTACATCAACAGCGGCGACATCCGCCTGGACGGGCAACTGCGCCTGGCCGAAGGCCTGGCCGGTGAGGTCGACGCGGTGGCGACCGGCATCGAGGCCGGCTTCGCCGAGAGCACGGTCCACGACCTGGCCGCTAACCTCCACCTGGTGCTGGGTGAGACCATTGGTGGCGGCGGCGAAGTCACCGCGCTGCGGCTCACACTGGCCGCGGGACTCGACCTGGATAACCTGGCACTGGATGTGATCCTGGCCGACAACGGCGACCTGCTGGCCAACGGCATCAGCGGCACGCTGTTCGGCGGCCAACTCGCCATTGCCGAGGCCGGCTGGGTCGACGGCGCGCTGGCGCCGGCAACGGTGGACTGGCAGGGCTTCGACATGAACACCCTGCTGCGCTTCATGGACGTCAATGGGCTGGACGGCAGTGGCACGCTGGATGCCGTGATCCCGGTCAGCCAGAGCGGTGATGGCATTGCCGTCACGGGCGGGGCGTTCACGGCCACCGGCCCCGGCCGTATCGCTTACACCGCCGGTGCGCCGGCCACGAACATTGGCCTGCAGGCGCTGGAGAATTTCCACTTCGACAGTTTTAGCGGAACGATCGACTACGACCCGGCCGGACCGTATGCTGTTAAGATGGATTTGCTTGGCCGCAATCCCGACCTCTATGGCGGGCACCCGGTCAAGTTCGGCCTGAATCTCGGGGGGGAAATGCCGGCGGTCTTCAAGAGCCTTTTCCTGACCGGCAGTTTCGAAGAAGCCCTGCTGGAGCGCCTGCGCGAATCCAGTGAGCCCCTGCCCTGA
- a CDS encoding YnbE family lipoprotein, which yields MPRKLLTMLVVITAAGLIACNPTVKVEAPDKPIEINMNVNIRHEILVKVEKEVEEMFEDEDLF from the coding sequence ATGCCACGAAAGCTTTTGACAATGCTGGTCGTCATCACGGCCGCCGGGCTCATCGCCTGCAACCCCACCGTCAAGGTGGAGGCGCCGGACAAGCCCATCGAGATCAACATGAACGTCAACATCCGCCACGAGATCCTGGTCAAGGTTGAGAAGGAAGTGGAGGAAATGTTCGAAGACGAGGACCTGTTCTGA
- a CDS encoding YjhG/YagF family D-xylonate dehydratase, translating to MSHLFDNDDPDIYAVRTHSPGPAGALPLTDTMLRERPSGDLFGWTQDAAMGWSPAQLGRDEYLLLSTQGGLRAPDGTPVALGYHTGHWEIGLLVDAAARSIREHGGIPFAGYCSDPCDGRTQGTAGMFDSLPYRNDAATVMRRLVRSLPTRSGVMGIATCDKGLPAMMMTLAAQRDLPVILVPGGVTLPPSRGEDAGAVQTIGARYAHGLLSLQDAADLGCRACATPGGGCQFLGTAATAQVVGEALGLSLPHTALAPSGQPIWTDMARRSARALVAQAAAGIRGRDLLTDADIRNAMTVHAAFGGSTNLLLHLPAIAHAAGLARPSVHDWIDVSRVTPRLVSVLPNGPVHHPTVRVFLAGGVPEVMLHLRDLGLLETGTLTAAGVTLGEALDQWAGSERRRALRQRLADADGVDPDSVIMPPAAARDAGLSGTLAFPTGNLAPEGAVVKATSIAPSRLRDGVYHHLGPARVFTDEKAAMAAIKGQSENPLQAGDVLVLAGCGPLGTGMEETYQLTSALKHLPWGNTVTLLTDARFSGVSTGACIGHIGPEALAGGPLGRLRDGDQVEIHLDLADMSGRVNLVGDGDGVHDADWGTRELTHRAPHPDLAPADGLPDDTRLWAALQAASGGTWGGCVYDVDAIIARLEGQQT from the coding sequence ATCTCTCACCTTTTCGACAACGACGACCCTGACATCTACGCGGTCCGGACCCATTCACCCGGCCCTGCCGGCGCCCTGCCCCTGACCGACACGATGCTGCGCGAGCGGCCCAGCGGTGACCTGTTCGGCTGGACCCAGGACGCCGCGATGGGCTGGAGCCCTGCACAGCTGGGGCGTGATGAGTACCTGCTGCTGAGTACCCAGGGCGGACTGCGCGCGCCGGACGGCACACCGGTTGCGTTGGGCTATCACACCGGACACTGGGAGATCGGCCTGTTGGTCGACGCGGCAGCCCGCTCAATCCGCGAACACGGTGGCATTCCCTTCGCCGGCTACTGTTCCGACCCCTGCGACGGACGCACCCAGGGCACGGCCGGCATGTTCGACAGCCTGCCCTACCGCAACGACGCCGCCACGGTCATGCGACGACTGGTGCGCTCCTTGCCCACACGCAGCGGGGTGATGGGCATTGCCACCTGCGACAAGGGCCTGCCGGCGATGATGATGACACTGGCGGCGCAGCGCGACCTGCCGGTCATCCTGGTTCCCGGCGGTGTCACGCTGCCGCCGTCGCGCGGCGAAGACGCCGGCGCGGTGCAGACCATCGGCGCGCGCTATGCCCACGGCCTGCTGAGCCTGCAGGACGCGGCCGACCTGGGCTGCCGGGCCTGCGCCACGCCCGGCGGCGGCTGCCAGTTCCTGGGCACGGCCGCCACGGCACAGGTGGTAGGCGAGGCGCTGGGACTATCACTGCCGCACACGGCGCTGGCGCCCTCCGGCCAGCCCATCTGGACCGACATGGCGCGACGCTCCGCCCGTGCGCTGGTGGCGCAGGCCGCCGCCGGCATCCGCGGCCGCGACCTGCTGACCGATGCCGACATCCGTAATGCGATGACCGTGCACGCGGCCTTCGGCGGGTCGACCAACCTGTTGCTGCACCTGCCGGCCATTGCGCACGCGGCCGGCCTGGCCCGCCCCTCGGTCCACGACTGGATCGACGTCAGCCGCGTTACGCCGCGACTGGTCAGCGTGCTGCCCAACGGGCCGGTGCATCACCCCACCGTGCGCGTGTTCCTGGCCGGTGGCGTCCCGGAAGTCATGCTGCACCTGCGCGACCTGGGCCTGCTGGAAACCGGCACGCTGACCGCCGCCGGCGTCACGCTGGGTGAGGCCCTCGACCAGTGGGCCGGCTCGGAACGACGACGTGCGTTGCGACAACGGCTGGCCGATGCCGACGGCGTCGACCCCGACAGCGTCATCATGCCGCCGGCGGCGGCGCGCGATGCCGGTCTTTCGGGCACGCTGGCCTTTCCCACCGGCAACCTCGCGCCCGAGGGCGCGGTGGTCAAGGCCACGTCCATAGCGCCATCCAGGCTGCGCGACGGCGTCTATCACCACCTGGGCCCGGCGCGGGTGTTCACGGATGAGAAAGCTGCGATGGCGGCGATCAAGGGCCAGTCTGAGAACCCGCTGCAGGCCGGCGACGTACTGGTGCTGGCCGGTTGCGGCCCGTTGGGCACCGGCATGGAAGAAACCTACCAGCTCACCTCCGCACTGAAGCACCTGCCCTGGGGCAACACGGTCACCCTGCTGACCGACGCGCGCTTTTCCGGCGTGTCCACCGGCGCCTGCATCGGCCACATCGGGCCGGAAGCGCTGGCCGGCGGACCGCTGGGTCGGCTGCGCGATGGCGACCAGGTCGAGATTCACCTGGATCTCGCCGACATGAGCGGCCGGGTCAACCTCGTTGGCGACGGCGACGGGGTCCACGATGCCGATTGGGGGACACGCGAGCTCACACACCGCGCACCCCACCCCGACCTGGCACCCGCCGACGGCCTGCCCGATGACACCCGGCTGTGGGCCGCCCTGCAGGCCGCCAGCGGCGGCACCTGGGGCGGCTGCGTGTACGATGTCGACGCCATCATCGCCCGGCTCGAAGGACAGCAGACATGA
- a CDS encoding TIM-barrel domain-containing protein — protein sequence MNNNNARPAVPARSLALAGLATLVSACSSPAPEQAMVTGTWSRGDHGITVHPATAQAGTVRLQVMRDDIVRVSAAPGDTVDPADSIMVVSSPAEVEFEITESNGTVSLGTASITATVSLTDGAVAFFDADGEPLLAGVNGGEFAPVTRDPEPARDGFHALRQAFTSAGGDSWYGLGQHQGGQVDLKGENVRLTTHNMIITVPYLVSTGGWGILWDNNAETFFGRPEEAAPLAEHFELRDADGNPGGLTARYYDGDTLLLERVETDMNYQFLARGSELEHPMPAETADAENLRVEWEGSISSPTGGRYELLMYSSGYANLAIDGQSVLDRWRMNWNPWYHSTTVALEPGEPKTIRLDWTTQGGYMRLLAHPPAPADELGQLSFASDTGRAIDYYVVAGDDIDALVGGYRHLTGAAVMLPRWAYGFWQSRERYKSQDELLDALAGYRDRDLPIDNIVLDWSYWPVDAWGSHDFDPEFFPDPKAMVDEVHAMDARIMISVWPKFYPTTDNYKELDAGGHMLTRNIEMGNLDWIGAGYLNAFYDAWDPAGRDMYWRQMDENLNVLGFDAWWLDAVEPDIHSNLGYQTRKWNTSPNYLGTGAEQFNSYAVPHAEAVYQGDRAASPDTRVFILTRSGFGGIQRTASAIWSGDIVSRWSNMAEQVAAGISVGLSGVPNWTFDIGGFTPEDRFRYGENGATGPYTQIPADQVAEWQELNTRWFQFGAFVPLFRSHGQNPYREIYNIAPEGSVAYESMAAHLRLRYRLMPYIYSQAGDMYHESGTLMRGLAMDFPDDMTARRLTDQYLFGPAFLVAPVIEPGVSARDVYLPAGADWYDFRSGQRHGGGRTVTAAAPLSTMPLFVRAGSIVPTGPAITHSAEMLNAPLTLTVYTGADGEFALYEDDGLSYDYENGEWSRIPLSWNDATGTLTIGMREGGFPEMAEQREISVRFISGPRDGADDFDAGIATTVDYDGSEMKVQRKPVDDNRT from the coding sequence ATGAACAATAACAACGCTCGCCCCGCTGTCCCGGCCCGCTCACTCGCCCTGGCCGGTCTCGCCACGCTGGTCTCCGCCTGCAGTTCGCCGGCACCCGAACAGGCCATGGTCACCGGCACATGGTCCCGTGGTGACCACGGCATCACCGTCCATCCCGCCACGGCCCAGGCCGGTACCGTGCGCCTGCAGGTCATGCGCGATGACATCGTCCGCGTCAGCGCCGCGCCCGGCGACACCGTCGACCCGGCCGACAGCATCATGGTGGTGTCATCACCTGCAGAGGTTGAATTCGAGATCACCGAGTCCAACGGCACCGTCAGCCTGGGCACGGCGTCCATAACGGCAACGGTGTCGCTGACCGATGGCGCCGTGGCGTTTTTCGATGCAGACGGTGAGCCCCTGCTCGCCGGCGTCAACGGTGGCGAGTTTGCCCCGGTCACCCGCGACCCGGAACCGGCCCGCGACGGCTTCCACGCGCTGCGCCAGGCCTTCACCAGCGCCGGTGGCGATTCCTGGTACGGCCTGGGCCAGCACCAGGGCGGCCAGGTCGACCTGAAGGGCGAGAACGTGCGCCTGACCACGCACAACATGATCATCACCGTGCCGTACCTGGTCTCCACCGGTGGCTGGGGCATACTCTGGGACAACAACGCCGAGACCTTCTTCGGCCGGCCCGAGGAAGCCGCGCCGCTGGCCGAGCATTTCGAGCTGCGCGACGCTGACGGCAACCCCGGTGGCCTGACCGCGCGCTACTACGACGGCGACACGCTGCTGCTGGAGCGCGTCGAGACCGACATGAACTACCAGTTCCTGGCCCGCGGCAGCGAGCTGGAACACCCCATGCCCGCGGAAACCGCGGACGCGGAAAACCTGCGCGTGGAATGGGAAGGCAGCATCAGCAGCCCCACCGGCGGCCGCTACGAACTGCTGATGTACTCCAGCGGCTACGCCAACCTGGCCATCGATGGCCAGTCCGTGCTCGACCGCTGGCGCATGAACTGGAACCCCTGGTATCACTCGACCACCGTGGCGCTGGAGCCGGGCGAGCCGAAAACCATCCGCCTGGACTGGACCACCCAGGGCGGCTACATGCGCCTGCTGGCGCACCCGCCGGCGCCCGCCGACGAACTCGGCCAGCTGTCGTTCGCCTCCGACACCGGCCGCGCCATCGACTACTACGTGGTCGCCGGCGATGACATCGACGCCCTGGTGGGTGGTTACCGCCACCTGACCGGCGCCGCGGTGATGCTGCCGCGCTGGGCCTACGGCTTTTGGCAGTCGCGCGAGCGTTACAAGTCGCAAGACGAACTGCTGGACGCGCTGGCCGGCTACCGCGACCGCGACTTGCCCATCGACAACATCGTGCTGGACTGGTCGTACTGGCCGGTGGACGCCTGGGGCAGCCACGATTTCGACCCGGAGTTCTTCCCCGACCCGAAAGCCATGGTGGACGAAGTGCACGCCATGGACGCGCGCATCATGATCTCGGTATGGCCCAAGTTCTACCCCACCACCGACAACTACAAGGAGCTGGACGCCGGCGGCCACATGCTCACACGCAATATTGAGATGGGCAACCTGGACTGGATCGGCGCCGGCTACCTGAACGCCTTCTACGATGCCTGGGACCCGGCCGGACGCGACATGTACTGGCGGCAGATGGACGAAAACCTGAACGTGCTGGGCTTCGACGCCTGGTGGCTGGACGCGGTGGAGCCGGACATTCACTCCAACCTGGGCTACCAGACGCGCAAATGGAACACGAGCCCGAATTACCTGGGCACCGGCGCCGAGCAGTTCAACAGCTACGCGGTGCCGCACGCCGAGGCCGTCTACCAGGGTGACCGCGCCGCCTCGCCGGATACCCGCGTTTTCATCCTGACGCGCTCGGGCTTCGGCGGCATCCAGCGCACGGCGTCCGCCATCTGGAGCGGCGACATCGTCTCGCGCTGGTCGAACATGGCCGAGCAGGTCGCCGCCGGTATCAGCGTGGGCCTGTCGGGCGTTCCCAACTGGACCTTCGACATCGGCGGGTTCACGCCCGAGGACCGCTTCCGCTATGGCGAGAACGGCGCCACCGGCCCGTACACGCAGATCCCGGCCGACCAGGTCGCCGAGTGGCAGGAACTGAACACCCGCTGGTTCCAGTTCGGCGCCTTCGTGCCGCTGTTCCGCTCGCACGGCCAGAACCCTTACCGCGAAATCTACAACATCGCGCCGGAAGGCTCCGTCGCCTACGAGAGCATGGCCGCGCACCTGCGCCTGCGTTACCGACTGATGCCGTACATCTACTCGCAGGCCGGCGACATGTACCACGAAAGCGGCACGCTCATGCGCGGCCTGGCCATGGACTTCCCGGACGACATGACCGCGCGACGACTGACCGACCAGTACCTGTTTGGCCCGGCCTTCCTGGTCGCGCCGGTCATCGAGCCGGGCGTCAGCGCCCGCGACGTCTACCTGCCCGCGGGCGCGGACTGGTACGACTTCCGCAGTGGCCAGCGCCACGGTGGCGGCCGTACCGTGACGGCCGCGGCACCGCTGTCGACCATGCCGCTGTTCGTGCGCGCCGGCAGCATCGTGCCCACGGGACCGGCCATCACCCACAGCGCCGAAATGCTCAATGCGCCGCTGACCCTCACCGTCTACACCGGGGCCGACGGCGAATTCGCGTTGTACGAAGACGACGGCCTGAGCTACGACTACGAGAACGGTGAATGGTCCCGCATTCCGCTCAGCTGGAACGACGCTACCGGTACGCTGACCATCGGCATGCGCGAAGGCGGCTTCCCGGAGATGGCGGAGCAGCGCGAGATCAGCGTGCGTTTCATCAGCGGCCCACGTGACGGCGCAGACGATTTCGATGCCGGCATCGCCACCACCGTCGACTACGATGGCAGCGAAATGAAGGTGCAGCGCAAGCCAGTCGACGACAACCGCACCTGA
- a CDS encoding fumarylacetoacetate hydrolase family protein: MSHFMLYRTAEGPVACRDGVCWALPGGWNDWVDSDKLAQKLARHAQDHAASPDLDEASLAPLAPLLDQEVWACGVTYRRSREARMEESESAGGGDFYDRVYTAARPELFLKATAHRVVGPGDDLGLRSDSSWMVPEPELVLVVTSSGEIVGCTVGNDLSCRDIEGENPLYLPQAKTFDRCAALGPGIRVAEELPGPDTAIRLSISRGGETVFSGETRLADMKRTPRELVGFLFRDNSHPGGCLLMTGTGIVPGDDFALAAGDVMRISIDGIGTLENAVAPLTPGGKGIGLS, encoded by the coding sequence GTGTCACATTTCATGCTTTATCGCACCGCCGAGGGTCCGGTGGCCTGCCGTGACGGTGTCTGCTGGGCCTTGCCGGGCGGCTGGAACGACTGGGTCGACAGCGACAAACTGGCGCAGAAGCTGGCCCGTCACGCACAGGACCATGCCGCCAGCCCCGACCTGGACGAGGCCTCCCTGGCGCCACTCGCGCCGCTCCTGGACCAGGAGGTCTGGGCCTGCGGCGTGACCTACCGGCGCAGCCGCGAGGCGCGCATGGAGGAGTCCGAGTCGGCCGGTGGCGGCGACTTCTACGACCGGGTCTACACGGCGGCGCGACCGGAACTGTTCCTGAAGGCAACCGCGCACCGGGTTGTCGGGCCGGGCGATGACCTGGGCCTGCGCAGTGATTCCTCGTGGATGGTGCCGGAGCCGGAACTGGTGCTGGTGGTCACATCCAGCGGCGAGATTGTCGGTTGCACGGTGGGCAATGACCTCAGCTGTCGCGACATTGAGGGTGAGAATCCGCTCTACCTTCCACAGGCAAAAACCTTCGACCGCTGTGCCGCGCTGGGGCCGGGCATCCGTGTCGCCGAAGAACTGCCCGGACCGGACACGGCCATCCGCCTGTCCATCAGCCGCGGTGGCGAGACGGTGTTCAGCGGTGAGACCCGGCTGGCGGACATGAAGCGCACACCGCGGGAACTGGTCGGGTTCCTGTTCCGTGACAACAGCCATCCGGGCGGCTGCCTGCTGATGACTGGTACCGGCATCGTGCCGGGTGACGACTTCGCGCTGGCTGCAGGGGATGTCATGCGCATTTCAATCGATGGCATCGGAACGCTGGAGAATGCGGTGGCCCCGCTGACACCCGGAGGCAAGGGGATTGGGCTAAGCTGA